A stretch of the Parabacteroides timonensis genome encodes the following:
- a CDS encoding FKBP-type peptidyl-prolyl cis-trans isomerase — translation MDKVSYALGLSIGNNFQNSGINDLQVEDFVKGLKDVLGNQTPEISYDEAKQVINDYFMKLQKEKFEVNKKAGEEFLSINKGKAGVVTLPSGLQYQVLQKGNGAKPTASDQVKCHYHGTLINGTVFDSSVQRGEPAVFGVSQVIPGWVEALQLMEVGSKWRLFIPSDLAYGEHGAGEAIEPNSALVFDVELLDIVK, via the coding sequence ATGGATAAAGTAAGTTATGCACTTGGCTTAAGTATCGGAAATAATTTCCAGAACTCAGGCATTAATGATCTTCAGGTTGAAGACTTTGTAAAGGGATTGAAAGATGTTTTGGGTAATCAGACTCCTGAAATCAGTTATGACGAAGCTAAGCAAGTGATCAACGATTACTTCATGAAGCTACAGAAAGAAAAATTCGAAGTAAACAAAAAAGCCGGAGAAGAGTTTCTAAGCATCAACAAAGGTAAAGCGGGTGTTGTTACATTACCCAGCGGATTACAATATCAGGTACTTCAAAAAGGAAACGGTGCGAAACCGACCGCATCCGATCAGGTGAAATGCCATTATCACGGTACATTAATCAATGGAACAGTTTTTGATAGCTCCGTACAGCGCGGCGAACCGGCTGTATTCGGTGTATCGCAAGTGATCCCGGGATGGGTAGAAGCGCTGCAACTGATGGAAGTGGGCTCAAAATGGAGATTGTTCATCCCGTCTGACCTGGCTTATGGCGAACATGGTGCAGGTGAAGCGATCGAACCGAACAGTGCATTGGTATTTGATGTTGAATTATTGGACATAGTAAAATAA
- a CDS encoding FKBP-type peptidyl-prolyl cis-trans isomerase has product MKKISVLAATAIVALGVSATSCDSKKSANLKSSVDSASYAIGVANGSMFKQNLDGMPGGPANVDALLAGFEAAMKGDSTGLKMTPEQAQTYLNTYFVEAQARDANKTKEEGEKFLAENKAKEGVITTESGLQYKVETEGTGAKPTADDQVKVHYTGTLLDGTKFDSSVDRGEPAVFGVGQVIKGWTEILQIMPVGSKYVIWVPSDLAYGEHGTRGIKPNSVLKFEVELLDIVKDDQKK; this is encoded by the coding sequence ATGAAAAAGATTAGTGTTTTAGCCGCTACAGCTATTGTAGCATTGGGCGTTTCTGCCACATCTTGTGACTCAAAAAAGAGCGCGAACCTGAAATCATCAGTAGATAGCGCGAGCTATGCAATTGGTGTTGCTAACGGTAGCATGTTCAAACAGAACCTGGATGGTATGCCTGGTGGTCCTGCTAATGTAGATGCTTTATTGGCAGGTTTCGAAGCTGCTATGAAGGGTGATTCTACCGGATTGAAAATGACTCCGGAACAGGCTCAGACTTACCTGAATACTTATTTCGTAGAAGCTCAGGCTCGTGACGCAAACAAGACAAAAGAAGAAGGTGAAAAGTTCCTTGCTGAAAACAAAGCTAAGGAAGGCGTTATTACTACAGAAAGCGGCTTGCAGTACAAAGTAGAAACAGAAGGTACAGGTGCAAAACCGACAGCTGACGACCAGGTGAAAGTACATTATACAGGAACATTGTTGGATGGTACTAAGTTCGATAGTTCTGTTGACCGTGGCGAACCTGCTGTATTCGGCGTTGGCCAGGTGATCAAAGGATGGACTGAAATCCTGCAGATCATGCCGGTAGGTTCTAAGTATGTGATCTGGGTTCCTTCTGATCTTGCTTATGGCGAACACGGAACTCGTGGTATCAAACCGAACAGCGTATTGAAATTCGAAGTGGAATTGCTGGATATCGTTAAAGACGATCAGAAAAAGTAA
- a CDS encoding Lrp/AsnC family transcriptional regulator: MEKIDKLDRQILNIISKNARIPFKDVAEECGVSRAAIHQRVQRMIDMNVIVGSGYHINPKILGYNTCTYIGVKLERGSMYKDVVPEFEKIPEVVECHFTTGPYTMLIKLYARDNEHLMELLNSKIQEIPGVTATETLISLRQSVKREIPICNVNE, encoded by the coding sequence ATGGAGAAAATAGACAAGCTGGATCGGCAGATATTGAACATTATTTCAAAGAATGCCAGGATTCCTTTCAAGGATGTAGCTGAAGAGTGTGGTGTGTCTCGTGCAGCCATTCATCAAAGGGTACAGCGCATGATTGATATGAATGTGATCGTTGGATCGGGTTATCATATTAATCCTAAAATTCTGGGATATAATACCTGCACGTATATCGGTGTTAAATTGGAACGTGGTTCTATGTATAAGGATGTGGTTCCTGAATTTGAAAAAATACCGGAAGTGGTTGAGTGTCATTTTACTACCGGTCCGTACACAATGCTGATCAAGTTGTATGCTCGCGATAATGAGCACCTGATGGAGCTTCTGAACTCGAAGATTCAGGAAATACCGGGTGTAACGGCTACAGAAACGCTGATCTCATTGCGGCAGAGCGTGAAACGTGAGATTCCTATCTGCAATGTCAACGAATAA
- a CDS encoding S8 family peptidase: MKRYVGLIILLSCFSSWLVAGESYCFRVYLKDKGDSGYTVDQPEAFLSKESIQRREKNGTPVSVTDLPIARSYLDTLALAGAEPVVQSKWFSTVVVTSQDSTVADRLKELAIVDSVKWVWKGSNVVTAEQEEQDERFFPADTPLKDRYGYASEQIKMLNGIKLHEAGFQGEGMRVAVIDAGFQNVDRISVFDSLRLIGTHNVVYPGQSVYNADDHGTKVLSCLAADMPGIMVGTAPKASYLLIKSEDSDSEYPIEEDYWAAAVEYADSVGVDVITSSLGYFAFDADELSYDQSALDGKTTLISQAAHMAAQKGILMFCSAGNEGNGIWGKITFPSDASDVLTVGAITEEKKKSVFSSVGFTADYRVKPDVVALGSGSCVIDPKGNVRYASGTSFATPILAGLGICLWQALPKLNNKDIIDLLHQVSSQSKRPDAELGYGIPNMYKAYKKGLQYAGAEH; encoded by the coding sequence ATGAAAAGATATGTAGGACTTATCATATTATTAAGCTGTTTTTCCTCATGGCTTGTTGCCGGGGAAAGCTATTGCTTTCGTGTCTATCTGAAAGATAAAGGCGATTCCGGTTATACAGTCGACCAACCGGAAGCATTTCTTTCGAAAGAATCTATTCAACGTCGTGAGAAAAACGGTACGCCTGTATCGGTCACCGATCTCCCCATAGCACGTTCTTACCTGGATACATTGGCTTTGGCAGGGGCTGAACCGGTTGTCCAGAGTAAATGGTTTTCTACTGTGGTGGTGACAAGCCAGGACAGTACTGTTGCTGATCGGCTGAAAGAATTAGCTATCGTCGACTCCGTAAAATGGGTCTGGAAAGGCAGTAATGTAGTTACTGCTGAACAGGAGGAGCAGGACGAGCGCTTCTTTCCGGCAGATACTCCGCTAAAAGACAGGTACGGATATGCCAGCGAACAGATTAAAATGCTTAACGGTATCAAATTGCATGAGGCAGGATTCCAGGGTGAAGGTATGCGAGTGGCCGTGATAGATGCCGGTTTTCAGAATGTAGACCGGATCAGTGTGTTCGATTCGTTGAGGCTGATCGGTACGCATAATGTGGTTTACCCGGGACAGAGCGTATATAATGCCGACGATCATGGAACGAAAGTGCTGTCTTGCTTGGCTGCCGATATGCCGGGTATTATGGTGGGGACGGCTCCTAAGGCGTCCTATCTCCTGATCAAAAGCGAAGACAGCGATTCCGAGTATCCCATCGAGGAAGACTATTGGGCGGCTGCGGTTGAGTATGCCGATAGTGTGGGAGTCGATGTGATCACTTCATCACTGGGGTATTTTGCTTTTGATGCCGATGAATTATCGTATGACCAGTCTGCCCTTGACGGCAAGACAACGTTGATCAGCCAGGCGGCTCATATGGCTGCCCAGAAAGGTATCCTGATGTTTTGCAGTGCAGGAAATGAAGGTAACGGGATTTGGGGAAAGATCACTTTCCCGTCCGATGCATCGGATGTGCTGACGGTGGGAGCGATCACGGAAGAAAAGAAGAAGAGTGTTTTCAGCTCTGTCGGTTTTACGGCCGACTATCGGGTGAAACCGGATGTGGTGGCACTGGGGTCGGGTAGTTGTGTGATCGACCCGAAAGGAAATGTGCGTTATGCCAGCGGAACTTCTTTTGCCACACCAATCCTGGCAGGTCTGGGTATTTGCCTGTGGCAGGCGTTACCCAAGCTGAATAATAAAGATATTATAGACCTATTGCACCAGGTGTCAAGCCAATCCAAACGGCCTGATGCCGAGCTGGGATATGGTATTCCCAATATGTACAAAGCTTATAAGAAAGGACTTCAATATGCCGGGGCTGAACATTAA
- the xseA gene encoding exodeoxyribonuclease VII large subunit: protein MPGLNINPEYTGNERREFSLLELNNLVRGAISDAFPGTCWVRAEMSDVRTNAASGHCYLEFIEKNPVTGQLVARARGSIWAKTFRMLKPYFEMETGQLFASGLKVLVKVSIEFHELYGYSLTVTDIDPAYTMGDMLRRRMEIIRQLKEEGVFTLNKELPFPELPKRIAVITSPTAAGYEDFLNQLAHNKAGYPFYTKLFPALMQGEKTEESVIAALDRIYHHIDCFDVVVIIRGGGATSDLNSFDSYLLAANCAQFPLPVITGIGHERDDTILDMVAHTRMKTPTAVAEFLIGRMDAVAMELEELQQDVSELATGILQKQRNFLQLLGTRLPAITINRIERNRSLLQMLGNKLPVSASAMLLRRRSALDTLQLQLQNRVTSRITEGTRFIQLTEQFIKMASPDYVLKRGYSLALKDGKIIKHATELSSGDELVTRFADGDVKSIVKK from the coding sequence ATGCCGGGGCTGAACATTAATCCGGAATATACAGGCAATGAACGCCGGGAGTTCTCTTTACTGGAATTGAATAATCTGGTACGGGGAGCGATCAGTGATGCTTTTCCCGGTACTTGCTGGGTGCGTGCGGAAATGAGTGATGTGCGGACCAATGCGGCTTCCGGTCATTGTTATCTGGAATTTATAGAAAAGAATCCGGTAACCGGACAACTGGTTGCCAGGGCACGAGGCTCTATCTGGGCGAAGACGTTCCGGATGTTGAAGCCTTATTTCGAGATGGAGACGGGGCAATTGTTTGCTTCCGGGCTGAAAGTATTGGTAAAGGTTTCCATCGAGTTTCATGAGTTGTACGGATATAGCCTGACTGTGACGGATATCGATCCGGCTTATACGATGGGTGATATGCTCCGGCGCCGGATGGAGATCATCCGCCAGTTGAAGGAAGAGGGTGTATTTACGCTTAACAAAGAGTTGCCTTTTCCTGAATTACCTAAACGTATTGCTGTTATCACTTCGCCTACTGCGGCAGGATATGAAGATTTCCTGAACCAACTAGCACATAATAAAGCCGGTTATCCTTTTTATACAAAGCTTTTTCCAGCCCTGATGCAGGGAGAAAAAACGGAAGAGTCGGTTATTGCGGCGCTGGACCGTATTTATCATCATATCGATTGTTTTGATGTGGTGGTGATCATTCGTGGAGGTGGAGCGACCTCCGACCTGAATAGTTTCGATTCGTATTTGCTGGCGGCTAATTGCGCCCAATTCCCTTTACCGGTTATTACCGGTATCGGTCATGAACGTGACGATACGATTCTGGATATGGTGGCTCATACCCGAATGAAGACGCCGACGGCTGTGGCGGAATTTCTGATCGGCCGTATGGATGCGGTGGCGATGGAGTTGGAAGAACTTCAACAGGATGTCAGTGAACTGGCTACCGGGATCTTGCAGAAGCAAAGGAATTTCCTGCAATTGTTGGGTACCCGCCTTCCTGCAATCACTATCAACCGGATTGAACGCAATCGCTCTCTTTTGCAGATGCTGGGGAATAAGCTTCCGGTATCCGCTTCCGCCATGTTGTTGCGTCGTCGTTCCGCGTTGGATACATTACAGTTGCAATTACAAAATCGTGTAACTTCCCGGATCACGGAGGGAACCCGTTTTATCCAGCTGACGGAGCAGTTCATCAAAATGGCTTCTCCCGATTATGTACTGAAACGAGGCTATAGCCTCGCCCTTAAAGACGGCAAAATAATTAAACATGCCACCGAACTGAGTTCCGGCGACGAACTGGTCACCCGGTTTGCGGATGGGGATGTGAAGAGTATCGTTAAAAAATAA
- the xseB gene encoding exodeoxyribonuclease VII small subunit, whose translation MTKKEETYNEAVEKLRKIVADIENGELDVDVLSEKVKEATRLIKLCKEKLYKVDEEVKKVLEELE comes from the coding sequence ATGACAAAGAAAGAGGAAACATACAATGAAGCAGTAGAAAAACTGCGTAAGATCGTAGCCGATATAGAGAACGGCGAACTGGATGTGGATGTTCTTTCCGAGAAAGTGAAAGAAGCAACCCGGCTGATCAAATTGTGTAAAGAGAAATTATATAAGGTAGACGAAGAAGTTAAAAAGGTACTGGAGGAACTGGAATAA
- a CDS encoding 2-C-methyl-D-erythritol 4-phosphate cytidylyltransferase, with protein MRKYVLIVAGGKGLRMGGDLPKQFIPLEGKPVLMHTLEAFHRWDALAELVLVLPEDHQSYWNMLCREIGCKVPHRIANGGETRFHSVRNGLQFLSEEIGNTSGRNEKALIAVHDGVRPFVSSEVIAACFDEAEKNRVAIPVMPMIDSLRETDEKGSHPVDRNRYFAVQTPQVFDAELLLKAYEQEFSALFTDDASVVEAMGEAIHMVTGNRENIKITTPFDLLVAESLILKQISDKER; from the coding sequence ATGCGTAAATACGTTCTGATCGTTGCCGGAGGGAAAGGGCTTCGGATGGGAGGAGACCTGCCAAAGCAGTTTATCCCGCTGGAAGGGAAACCTGTCCTGATGCATACGCTGGAAGCGTTTCATCGGTGGGATGCTTTGGCTGAACTGGTGTTGGTTCTTCCCGAAGATCATCAGTCTTATTGGAATATGCTTTGTCGCGAAATCGGATGCAAAGTACCTCACCGGATTGCCAATGGCGGGGAGACGCGTTTTCATTCCGTTCGGAACGGTTTGCAATTCCTTTCGGAAGAAATTGGAAATACATCCGGGAGAAATGAAAAAGCCCTGATAGCGGTGCATGACGGCGTACGCCCGTTTGTCTCTTCTGAAGTGATTGCTGCCTGTTTCGATGAAGCGGAAAAAAACAGAGTCGCTATTCCTGTTATGCCGATGATCGACTCCTTACGCGAAACAGACGAAAAAGGCTCTCATCCGGTAGACCGCAACCGTTATTTTGCTGTACAGACGCCGCAAGTGTTTGATGCCGAGCTGTTATTGAAAGCTTATGAACAAGAGTTTTCTGCTCTTTTTACAGATGATGCATCTGTCGTGGAAGCGATGGGGGAAGCCATTCACATGGTTACCGGAAACCGGGAAAATATAAAAATTACGACACCTTTTGATTTACTGGTTGCCGAAAGTTTGATTTTAAAACAAATATCCGATAAGGAGCGGTAA
- a CDS encoding RNA polymerase sigma-70 factor — translation MEKEHAGAVDIELLFRNISTLDDERSFRKLFEYYYPALCLYAKRFIKERETREDIVQDVFFSIWENRKYISVQTSARNYLLTCVRNHCLNFLRRQPTESFEQVIQENIPIYAENNDDFYTLTELQELLAKALNKLPEDYRRVFILNRFEDKSYGEIAESMDISTRTVERYKNKAIELLKKDLKDYLPLLIGYLF, via the coding sequence ATGGAAAAGGAACACGCTGGCGCAGTTGATATTGAGCTCTTATTTCGGAACATTTCGACCCTGGATGATGAGAGATCTTTTCGTAAATTATTCGAATATTATTACCCGGCATTATGTCTCTATGCAAAGCGCTTTATCAAGGAAAGAGAAACCCGGGAGGACATCGTTCAAGATGTATTTTTTTCTATTTGGGAAAATAGGAAATATATATCTGTGCAAACTTCTGCCAGGAATTATTTACTGACTTGCGTACGAAATCACTGCTTGAATTTTCTCCGCCGCCAGCCAACAGAATCGTTCGAACAGGTCATTCAGGAGAATATTCCTATATACGCAGAAAATAATGACGATTTTTATACACTGACCGAATTACAGGAATTACTGGCGAAAGCACTTAACAAACTCCCGGAAGACTATCGCCGTGTATTCATACTAAACCGCTTTGAAGATAAAAGCTACGGAGAAATAGCCGAATCGATGGATATTTCGACACGGACAGTTGAACGGTATAAAAATAAAGCAATCGAGCTTCTTAAAAAAGACCTGAAAGATTACTTACCGCTCCTTATCGGATATTTGTTTTAA
- a CDS encoding FecR family protein, with protein MENNKKTIEEIKALTEDILEYQSVDVEKGYIRIGKRMQKKQGRRIYMQTISRIAVILLLPLLISSIVFSYLYMDQKKQLAQVTYNQVSSAPGTVTRLVLPDQSVVWLNSGSSLSYPSVFSSKERDVKLSGEGYFEVQSDREHPFYVSTDGGVRVMAYGTKFNINAYEDESGIEAVLAKGKIDVISQNQTVSLEPEKQALFDKVTGKFTVSSVNLEEKIGWKDGRLVFRNTPLDVVLKKLSKRYNVDIVLHKTSNKEYKYRAAFTTETVEQILNYLKLTAPIEWTVKGLEQNNDATFARERIDVYQK; from the coding sequence ATGGAAAATAATAAAAAAACGATAGAAGAAATAAAGGCATTGACTGAAGATATTTTAGAATATCAGTCAGTAGATGTGGAAAAAGGATATATACGAATAGGAAAGCGGATGCAAAAAAAGCAAGGTCGCCGGATCTATATGCAGACCATTTCCCGTATAGCCGTTATTCTACTATTACCGTTGCTGATTTCTTCGATTGTTTTTTCTTATTTATACATGGATCAGAAAAAACAGCTGGCTCAGGTCACCTACAATCAGGTAAGTTCTGCTCCGGGTACAGTGACCCGCTTGGTTTTGCCGGATCAGTCCGTTGTATGGTTGAACTCCGGAAGTTCGTTGAGCTACCCGTCTGTCTTCAGTAGCAAGGAACGGGACGTGAAATTATCGGGCGAAGGATATTTTGAAGTACAATCGGATCGGGAGCATCCGTTTTACGTTTCCACCGACGGAGGTGTCAGGGTGATGGCTTACGGGACAAAATTTAATATCAATGCGTATGAAGATGAATCCGGCATAGAGGCTGTTCTTGCAAAAGGCAAGATCGACGTGATCAGCCAAAATCAAACGGTTTCTTTGGAACCGGAGAAACAAGCACTGTTTGATAAGGTAACAGGAAAGTTCACCGTCTCATCAGTGAACCTGGAGGAAAAAATAGGTTGGAAAGACGGACGGTTGGTTTTCAGGAATACACCGCTGGATGTGGTATTGAAGAAATTGTCCAAACGATATAATGTTGATATCGTATTGCATAAAACGAGTAACAAGGAATATAAATATCGTGCAGCATTCACGACAGAAACGGTAGAACAGATCCTGAATTACCTGAAACTGACAGCGCCTATTGAATGGACTGTGAAAGGCCTGGAGCAAAATAACGATGCCACTTTTGCCAGGGAACGGATCGATGTGTATCAGAAATAA
- a CDS encoding TonB-dependent receptor: protein MKLSVVFSFLLATQLYAGVSYSQTTSLSLSLKNVTVEQALDQIEKETGFSFLFRDNTVDVNRIVSLKVNGGDINHILSQIFNNTNVEYKIVDKQIILSKKAAVAATVQQQDRTITGVVTDNLGEPIIGANISIKGTTIGTVTDIDGNFSLEVPASATITISYIGYLTKEVPVGNNSRIAVKLVEDTQNLDEVIVVGYGVQKKSDLTGSVANIKSEKLMERPATTVEQALAGRVAGVNVSTNSGRPGGRTSIQIRGYSSINASSTPLYVVDGVVWEGGGLDAINPNDIQSVDVLKDASSTAIYGTRGSNGVIIITTKKGKLGQKASVSYDANVSFSKLARKIDVLNSEEFMQVWDTGYKNAEKFDPEGWKSGKYNSFSPEYVREHYKVGNTYGNRELFDANGKPLYDTDWQDEATRLAVSQNHNLSVTGGSEKTSYAAFLNYTDDEGILKSTYKKRFSGRLNLDTEITDWLKVGTMLSYSDIRESFQDQEQGSGNIPRTMIETTPIIPTKWADGTFARPADFAGMEDADTPASLASELKWLNKSAVFNGNAYANITFMKGLEFRTTIGVSNTDWHEFIFAPTTISLRTGVGKNKANVNSERRRFWQWENHLTYNTTINDIHSINAMVGAEYQKYHKLRTEQTGQDLSDDFFNWNNLGQAKSQSIASEFMGWQMESYFARINYSLKNKYLLTVTGRVDGSSKFGKNNKYAFFPSAALGWRVVDEAFMENTKDWLSNLKLRLSYGLTGNSDIGQYRSLSMLGSTTYVFGGDRAPGMIIGELANPDLKWEKTEQWDFGFDFGVLDNRLSLEADFFLKKTKDLLYEAPVPATSGKRSMMSNIGSMENKGIELTLNTVNIKTNDFQWSSSFNISFLKNKITQLGVNNEDKLVDPDFLGKNVILRVGEPVGSFWGYKLLGTWGSNEAEEAAKYGKKPGDLKHEDLNNDNQINDADKQIIGRGTPDFYGTFNNYLQYKNFDFSLELQYSVGADVLNNTNHSSEDRTSIANSKKTVLNAWTEENQNTPIAQTRLASAGYTTLIDSHKVENGSFLRGKNISIGYSLPTELISKIGFTKLRVSFSAQNFFLITSYSGYDPEVSTWDTGFSQNIQFYDYPKARSYTFGLSASF, encoded by the coding sequence ATGAAGTTAAGTGTAGTGTTTTCATTTCTGTTGGCTACTCAGCTGTATGCAGGAGTATCTTATTCACAGACAACTTCACTTTCGTTATCTTTGAAAAACGTAACGGTTGAACAAGCGCTTGACCAAATAGAAAAAGAAACAGGTTTCTCTTTTTTGTTCAGAGATAATACAGTGGACGTAAATCGTATTGTAAGCCTGAAGGTAAACGGAGGCGATATCAATCATATCTTATCCCAGATATTCAACAATACGAATGTTGAGTACAAAATTGTGGACAAACAGATTATTTTGTCTAAAAAAGCAGCAGTAGCAGCAACTGTTCAGCAACAAGACCGTACAATCACGGGTGTTGTTACCGATAACCTGGGTGAACCTATTATCGGAGCTAACATTTCAATTAAAGGAACGACAATCGGTACGGTAACTGATATCGATGGTAATTTCTCGTTGGAAGTTCCTGCATCGGCTACTATAACGATCTCTTATATCGGTTATCTGACAAAAGAAGTTCCGGTAGGAAATAATTCCCGGATTGCTGTCAAGCTGGTGGAAGATACACAAAACCTGGATGAAGTTATTGTCGTAGGTTATGGTGTCCAGAAGAAATCAGACCTGACAGGTTCGGTTGCCAACATTAAATCGGAGAAATTGATGGAACGTCCGGCAACAACTGTTGAACAGGCTTTAGCAGGACGCGTAGCCGGTGTAAATGTATCTACCAACTCAGGTCGCCCGGGTGGACGAACCAGCATACAGATCCGTGGTTATAGTTCTATCAATGCAAGCAGTACCCCTCTTTATGTAGTCGACGGTGTTGTATGGGAAGGCGGAGGCCTAGATGCTATTAACCCGAATGATATCCAGAGCGTCGATGTTTTGAAAGATGCATCTTCTACCGCTATATACGGTACTCGTGGTTCTAATGGTGTTATCATCATTACAACGAAGAAAGGTAAACTGGGTCAAAAGGCAAGTGTCAGCTATGATGCTAACGTATCATTCAGCAAACTGGCCCGTAAGATCGATGTATTGAATTCAGAAGAATTTATGCAGGTATGGGATACCGGTTACAAGAACGCAGAAAAGTTCGACCCGGAAGGTTGGAAATCAGGAAAGTACAACTCATTCAGTCCCGAATATGTCCGCGAACATTATAAAGTAGGCAATACTTATGGCAACCGCGAATTGTTCGATGCCAACGGTAAGCCTTTATATGACACAGACTGGCAGGATGAAGCAACCCGTCTGGCTGTAAGTCAGAACCATAACCTGTCGGTAACAGGTGGATCGGAAAAAACATCTTATGCTGCTTTCCTGAATTATACAGATGATGAAGGTATCCTGAAGTCAACTTATAAGAAACGTTTCTCTGGTCGTCTGAACCTGGATACTGAAATTACCGATTGGTTGAAGGTCGGAACAATGTTAAGTTATAGTGATATCCGCGAAAGCTTCCAGGATCAGGAGCAGGGTTCAGGTAATATCCCGAGAACCATGATTGAAACGACTCCGATCATTCCTACCAAATGGGCTGATGGAACTTTTGCCCGTCCTGCAGATTTTGCCGGTATGGAAGATGCTGATACTCCTGCCAGCCTGGCAAGTGAATTGAAGTGGTTGAACAAGAGTGCTGTATTCAATGGTAATGCCTATGCGAACATTACTTTTATGAAAGGTCTTGAATTCAGAACGACTATTGGTGTCTCCAATACAGATTGGCATGAATTTATCTTTGCTCCTACTACGATCAGCTTACGTACAGGTGTGGGTAAAAACAAAGCGAATGTAAACAGTGAACGCCGCCGTTTCTGGCAGTGGGAAAATCACTTGACTTACAATACGACGATCAACGATATCCACTCGATCAACGCGATGGTCGGTGCCGAGTATCAGAAATATCACAAGCTGCGTACGGAACAAACCGGGCAGGATCTGTCTGACGATTTCTTCAATTGGAACAACCTGGGACAGGCAAAATCACAATCTATTGCTTCCGAATTTATGGGATGGCAGATGGAGTCTTATTTCGCCCGTATCAACTACAGTCTGAAAAACAAATATTTGCTGACTGTGACAGGACGTGTGGACGGTTCTTCCAAATTCGGTAAGAACAATAAATATGCATTCTTCCCATCAGCTGCATTAGGCTGGCGTGTCGTAGACGAAGCTTTCATGGAAAATACAAAAGACTGGTTATCTAATCTGAAACTGCGTTTAAGCTATGGTTTGACCGGTAACTCCGATATAGGCCAGTATCGTTCACTTTCAATGTTGGGATCAACTACTTATGTATTCGGAGGCGACAGAGCTCCCGGTATGATTATCGGTGAGTTGGCTAACCCGGATCTGAAATGGGAAAAGACAGAACAGTGGGACTTCGGTTTCGACTTCGGTGTACTTGACAACCGTCTATCTCTGGAAGCCGACTTCTTCCTGAAGAAAACAAAAGATTTATTGTATGAAGCTCCGGTTCCTGCAACCAGTGGTAAACGTTCTATGATGTCTAATATCGGTAGCATGGAAAATAAAGGTATTGAGTTGACATTGAACACTGTCAATATCAAAACCAACGACTTCCAATGGTCTTCTTCATTCAATATTTCATTCCTGAAGAACAAAATTACCCAATTAGGTGTAAATAATGAAGACAAACTGGTCGATCCCGATTTCCTGGGTAAGAACGTTATTCTGCGTGTCGGAGAACCTGTCGGATCATTCTGGGGTTATAAACTGCTGGGAACATGGGGTAGCAATGAAGCCGAAGAAGCCGCTAAATACGGAAAGAAACCGGGTGACCTGAAACATGAAGACCTGAATAATGATAATCAGATCAATGACGCAGATAAACAGATCATCGGTCGTGGAACACCTGACTTCTATGGTACATTCAATAACTACCTGCAATATAAGAACTTCGACTTCTCTCTGGAATTGCAGTATTCTGTCGGTGCCGATGTATTGAACAATACTAATCACTCTTCGGAAGACCGTACCAGCATTGCCAACTCTAAAAAGACTGTGTTGAATGCCTGGACAGAAGAAAATCAGAATACACCGATCGCACAGACTCGTCTGGCCAGTGCCGGATATACAACGCTGATCGACTCTCATAAGGTTGAAAACGGTTCTTTCCTGCGTGGTAAGAATATCTCTATCGGTTACTCTCTGCCAACAGAACTGATCAGTAAGATCGGTTTCACTAAACTTCGTGTTTCTTTCTCTGCCCAGAACTTCTTCCTGATCACATCTTATTCCGGATACGATCCTGAAGTTTCTACCTGGGATACCGGATTCTCACAGAATATCCAGTTCTATGATTATCCTAAAGCAAGAAGCTACACCTTTGGTCTTAGTGCAAGTTTTTAA